The following proteins are co-located in the Bosea sp. AS-1 genome:
- a CDS encoding GTP-binding protein, whose amino-acid sequence MTGDPARPAPVPLTLLTGFLGAGKTTLLNRLLKDPALADTVVLVNEFGEVGLDHLMVEGVEENMILLESGCLCCTIRDDLIVTLEDLLRRRDNGRLKAFSRLVIETTGLADPAPILNVLINHPYLAMRFRLDGVVTLVDAVNGMATLDAHEEARRQVVAADRLVLTKTDIAPPESTATLRARLLALNPGIEILLPDAPASMLLGAGLYDLAKRPDALRHWLAEDTLPGDHHHDHDHHGHHHDHEHHHGQDPHDVNRHDASIRAFALTAEQPVAQQTFDLFWTLLRSIHGPRLLRLKGLVQLTDQPERPLLVHAVQQILHPPIRLDAWPDGDRRSRLVLIVKDIEEETVQRLWSAFLGQQAREGAAQPA is encoded by the coding sequence ATGACCGGCGATCCCGCCCGCCCTGCCCCCGTTCCCCTGACGCTGCTCACGGGCTTCCTCGGCGCCGGCAAGACGACCCTGCTGAACCGTCTGCTGAAGGATCCGGCGCTGGCCGACACCGTGGTGCTCGTCAACGAGTTCGGCGAGGTCGGACTCGATCATCTGATGGTCGAGGGCGTCGAGGAAAACATGATCCTCCTCGAATCTGGCTGCCTGTGCTGCACCATCCGCGACGATCTCATCGTCACGCTGGAGGATCTGCTGCGCCGCCGCGACAACGGCCGCCTCAAGGCGTTCTCGCGGCTCGTCATCGAGACGACCGGCCTCGCCGATCCGGCGCCGATCCTCAACGTCCTGATCAACCATCCCTATCTTGCCATGCGCTTCCGGCTCGACGGCGTGGTCACACTGGTCGATGCGGTCAACGGCATGGCGACGCTCGATGCCCACGAAGAGGCGCGCCGGCAGGTCGTCGCCGCTGATCGGCTCGTCCTGACCAAGACCGATATCGCCCCACCGGAAAGCACCGCGACGCTGCGTGCACGCCTGTTGGCGCTCAATCCCGGCATCGAGATCCTGCTGCCCGATGCACCGGCCTCGATGCTGTTGGGCGCCGGCCTCTACGATCTGGCCAAGCGGCCCGACGCGCTGCGGCACTGGCTGGCGGAGGATACGCTGCCCGGCGACCACCATCACGACCACGATCATCATGGTCATCATCATGACCATGAGCACCATCACGGCCAAGACCCGCACGACGTCAACCGTCACGACGCCTCGATCCGCGCCTTCGCGCTGACGGCCGAACAGCCCGTCGCCCAGCAGACTTTCGACCTGTTCTGGACGCTGCTGCGTTCGATCCACGGCCCGCGCCTGCTGCGGCTCAAGGGCCTCGTCCAGCTCACCGACCAGCCGGAACGGCCCCTGCTGGTCCATGCCGTGCAGCAGATCCTGCATCCACCGATCCGCCTCGACGCCTGGCCGGATGGCGACCGGCGCTCCCGCCTCGTCCTGATCGTGAAGGACATCGAGGAGGAGACGGTGCAGCGTCTCTGGTCCGCCTTCCTCGGCCAGCAGGCCCGCGAAGGTGCGGCCCAGCCGGCCTGA
- a CDS encoding DMT family transporter gives MTPGRTSEGQGLFLAFASAAAFGTNIVSAQIAGAVGLGGPLLVFYRVLIMLVLVGAVALLARASLALLRHQRLPVLLFGVATALVGTAYLSSVSFVPVSVAAVIFYTYPVLIVLAEPLLTPAPFRVDRLAVALVAFIGIALVVGPDLHGLDPRGLVLAGLASLAAAAQFFAAAHCATIATMPKLFWSHVVILPVTLAIVALTGSFQPPHAFLLAPIAVAVTYGGYLVGFVLQILALARIAPGPAGLAFCAEPIFAVAIAAVVLGERLGALQYAGGALVIAALVANVILEQTRRRPMPA, from the coding sequence TTGACACCGGGGCGGACGAGCGAAGGCCAGGGCCTGTTTCTCGCCTTCGCGTCGGCGGCGGCCTTCGGCACCAACATCGTCAGTGCACAGATCGCGGGGGCCGTCGGACTCGGTGGCCCTCTGTTGGTCTTCTACCGCGTCCTCATCATGCTCGTGCTCGTGGGTGCCGTCGCGCTGCTCGCCCGCGCCTCGCTTGCCCTGCTTCGCCACCAGCGCCTCCCGGTGCTGCTGTTCGGCGTGGCGACCGCACTGGTCGGTACAGCCTATCTCTCGTCGGTTTCCTTCGTCCCGGTCTCGGTCGCGGCCGTGATCTTCTACACCTACCCCGTACTCATCGTCCTGGCCGAGCCGCTGCTGACGCCCGCCCCCTTCCGGGTCGACAGGCTCGCCGTGGCGCTCGTCGCCTTCATCGGGATCGCGCTGGTGGTGGGGCCGGACCTGCATGGACTCGATCCCCGAGGGCTGGTACTCGCCGGGCTTGCCAGCCTCGCTGCGGCAGCTCAGTTTTTCGCCGCCGCCCACTGCGCCACGATCGCGACCATGCCGAAGCTGTTCTGGTCGCATGTCGTAATCCTGCCGGTGACGCTCGCCATCGTCGCACTGACTGGCAGCTTCCAGCCACCGCATGCGTTCCTGCTCGCGCCCATCGCGGTCGCCGTCACCTATGGCGGCTATCTGGTGGGCTTCGTCCTGCAGATCCTGGCGCTGGCCCGGATCGCACCCGGCCCGGCGGGGTTGGCCTTCTGCGCCGAACCGATTTTCGCCGTGGCCATCGCAGCCGTCGTCCTCGGCGAAAGGCTGGGGGCGCTGCAATATGCCGGTGGTGCCCTTGTCATCGCGGCCCTGGTCGCTAATGTAATATTAGAACAAACGCGGCGGCGTCCTATGCCCGCCTGA
- a CDS encoding D-alanyl-D-alanine carboxypeptidase family protein produces MIASRLAVTLALGLVSTAPALAGASLVIDASSGEVLSAENATQAWRPASTAKMMTIYLALKAVREGRIGLETAIPASKLAASQPRVKVYIKPGQEVTLDNALRIMMVKSANDIAYVVAEGVGGDVPTFVGMMNAEAQRLGMGDTRFMNPNGWDNPDQQVSARDLAVLAMALMRDFPEYSDYWNTSAVQLGKQVIHNTNGLVGRYSGIGGMKTGFTCASGFNVVATANRNGRTLIAVVLGSLSGTERTVKAAQLLDEGFSRWGGMGTNVASLPASGTRAPNICDDVRHRGGGVALADDADSNGPIAGSAPLSGNEPDGGRFATFATQSAGPVATRSPRGRVVLGPRAQTVPVQVSFGRTPGSASAPLAANVTAQPASRVARGTPTIEPGAPVAAGLVGGNAPRTASNNGAIPRGTNAFAPAGAPVQPSSDAFESGPLRLQGAIQAGSKATAASLRPGSAAGIKPSTRAAKPAAKAQPAKAKALKIPPVKPKPSEAAAKPKPMAKAKAKGGDA; encoded by the coding sequence ATGATCGCATCCCGCCTCGCCGTCACCCTTGCCCTTGGCCTCGTATCCACGGCGCCCGCTCTGGCCGGAGCGAGCCTCGTCATCGATGCCTCCAGCGGCGAGGTGCTGTCCGCCGAGAACGCCACGCAGGCCTGGCGCCCGGCCTCCACGGCCAAGATGATGACGATCTACCTGGCGCTGAAGGCGGTGCGCGAAGGGCGCATCGGGCTCGAGACGGCCATTCCCGCCTCGAAGCTCGCCGCCAGCCAGCCGCGCGTGAAGGTCTACATCAAGCCCGGCCAGGAGGTGACGCTCGACAACGCCCTCAGGATCATGATGGTCAAGTCGGCCAACGACATCGCCTATGTCGTGGCGGAGGGCGTCGGCGGCGACGTGCCGACCTTTGTCGGGATGATGAACGCCGAGGCCCAGCGGCTCGGCATGGGCGATACGCGTTTCATGAACCCGAATGGCTGGGACAATCCTGATCAGCAGGTCAGCGCCCGCGACCTCGCCGTGCTCGCCATGGCGTTGATGCGTGATTTCCCGGAATATTCCGACTACTGGAACACCTCCGCCGTCCAGCTCGGCAAGCAGGTCATTCACAACACCAACGGCCTCGTCGGGCGTTATTCCGGCATCGGCGGCATGAAGACCGGCTTCACCTGTGCCTCCGGCTTCAACGTCGTGGCGACGGCGAACCGCAACGGACGCACCCTGATCGCGGTCGTGCTCGGCTCGCTCTCGGGCACGGAGCGCACGGTCAAGGCTGCGCAACTCCTCGACGAGGGCTTCAGCCGCTGGGGCGGTATGGGAACGAATGTCGCCTCGCTGCCCGCGAGCGGCACGCGCGCCCCGAACATCTGCGACGATGTCCGTCACCGCGGCGGCGGTGTCGCGCTGGCGGATGACGCCGATTCCAACGGGCCGATCGCCGGCAGCGCGCCACTCAGCGGCAACGAGCCCGATGGCGGCCGCTTCGCCACCTTCGCGACCCAGTCCGCCGGCCCTGTCGCAACGCGGTCTCCGCGCGGCCGCGTCGTACTCGGGCCGCGGGCCCAGACGGTGCCGGTACAGGTCTCCTTCGGCCGCACCCCTGGTTCGGCCTCGGCGCCGCTTGCAGCCAACGTCACGGCACAGCCTGCCTCCCGCGTCGCCCGCGGCACGCCGACCATCGAGCCGGGCGCACCCGTCGCTGCCGGCCTCGTCGGCGGCAACGCTCCGCGCACCGCTTCGAACAACGGCGCGATCCCGCGCGGCACCAATGCCTTCGCCCCGGCCGGGGCACCGGTCCAGCCTTCCAGCGATGCCTTCGAATCCGGGCCGCTGCGCCTGCAGGGCGCCATTCAGGCAGGCAGCAAGGCGACGGCGGCGAGCCTGCGCCCCGGCTCCGCGGCTGGCATCAAGCCGTCGACCCGAGCAGCCAAACCGGCCGCCAAGGCCCAGCCTGCCAAGGCGAAAGCCTTGAAGATTCCTCCGGTGAAGCCGAAGCCTTCCGAGGCCGCAGCGAAACCCAAGCCCATGGCGAAAGCCAAGGCCAAGGGCGGCGACGCCTGA
- a CDS encoding DMT family transporter, whose amino-acid sequence MPIGFLWIPATILASLLQTARNLAQRSLTDVIGVVGATQVRFLFGLPFAIIFLTAACLGLQTLPPAIGAASLGYTVWGALTQIAATALMLAAMRERSFAVTTAYTKTEPVQVALFGAALLGDALTLWKFIAIAIATAGVIVISWKPGEKLTRAGMRPAVLGIVSGAFFALSAVGFRGGIQALPEGSFLIRASTILVLGLGLQTVLLVGYMLVADRPALILSLKSWRRSLSAGFLGAAASQFWFIGFSLTSAANVRTLGLIEVPLAQIASRKLFSEGTSRRELLGMAMIVGGVGLLLSISLR is encoded by the coding sequence GTGCCTATCGGCTTTCTCTGGATTCCCGCGACGATTCTCGCCTCGCTGCTGCAGACGGCACGCAACCTGGCGCAACGCTCGCTGACCGACGTGATCGGCGTCGTCGGCGCGACGCAGGTGCGCTTCCTGTTCGGGTTGCCCTTCGCGATCATCTTCCTCACCGCCGCCTGTCTCGGCCTGCAGACGCTGCCGCCGGCGATCGGGGCCGCCTCGCTCGGCTATACGGTCTGGGGCGCGCTGACGCAGATCGCCGCGACAGCACTGATGCTGGCGGCGATGCGCGAGCGCTCCTTCGCCGTGACGACCGCCTATACCAAGACCGAGCCCGTGCAGGTGGCGCTGTTCGGTGCGGCGTTGCTGGGCGATGCGCTGACCCTGTGGAAATTCATCGCCATCGCCATCGCGACCGCCGGCGTCATCGTCATCTCGTGGAAGCCCGGCGAGAAGCTGACCCGCGCCGGCATGCGCCCGGCCGTGCTCGGCATCGTCTCGGGCGCCTTCTTCGCCTTGTCGGCGGTCGGCTTTCGCGGCGGTATCCAGGCCTTGCCGGAAGGCAGCTTCCTGATTCGCGCCTCGACCATCCTCGTGCTCGGCCTCGGCCTGCAGACGGTGCTCCTGGTGGGCTACATGCTGGTCGCGGACCGGCCGGCGCTGATCCTCAGCCTGAAGAGCTGGCGCCGCTCGCTCTCGGCTGGTTTCCTCGGCGCGGCTGCCTCGCAGTTCTGGTTCATCGGCTTCTCGTTAACCAGCGCCGCCAATGTCCGCACGCTCGGCCTGATCGAGGTGCCGCTGGCCCAGATCGCCTCGCGCAAGCTGTTCTCGGAGGGCACGAGCCGCCGCGAGCTTCTCGGCATGGCGATGATCGTCGGGGGCGTCGGATTGCTGCTTTCGATCTCGTTGCGATGA
- a CDS encoding acetyl-CoA acetyltransferase, which yields MSAAIVGWAHTPFGKQDAETVESLIVRVATDALVDAGITADQVDEIVLGHYNAGFSAQDFTASLVLQADPALRFKPTTRVENACATGSAAVHQGVRAIKAGAAKVVLVVGVEQMTKTPGAEIGKNLLKASYLPEDGETQGGFAGVFGKIAAAYFQRHGDQSDALAMIAAKNHKNGVENPYAQMRKDLGYAFCREESEKNPYVAGPLKRTDCSLVSDGAAAIVLADEETALQMRRAVGFRGMAHVQDFLPMSKRDILKFEGGALAWQKALADAGVTLGDLSFVETHDCFTIAELIEYEAMGLTKEGEGARAIKEGWTQKDGKLPVNVSGGLKAKGHPIGATGVSMHVLSAMQLAGEAPEGMQLSEPRLGGIFNMGGAAVANYVSVLERIK from the coding sequence ATGAGCGCTGCGATCGTCGGCTGGGCCCATACACCGTTCGGCAAGCAGGATGCCGAGACCGTCGAAAGCCTGATCGTCCGCGTCGCGACCGACGCGCTGGTCGATGCCGGCATCACCGCCGATCAGGTCGACGAGATCGTGCTCGGCCACTACAACGCCGGCTTCTCGGCGCAGGATTTCACCGCCTCGCTGGTGCTGCAGGCCGACCCGGCTCTGCGCTTCAAGCCGACCACCCGTGTCGAGAATGCCTGCGCCACCGGCTCGGCCGCGGTGCATCAGGGCGTGCGTGCGATCAAGGCGGGTGCCGCCAAGGTCGTGCTCGTCGTCGGCGTCGAGCAGATGACCAAGACGCCGGGCGCCGAGATCGGCAAGAACCTGCTCAAGGCCTCCTATCTGCCAGAGGACGGCGAGACCCAGGGCGGATTTGCCGGCGTCTTCGGCAAGATCGCCGCCGCCTATTTCCAGCGCCATGGCGACCAGTCCGATGCGCTCGCGATGATCGCGGCCAAGAATCACAAGAACGGCGTCGAGAACCCCTATGCGCAGATGCGTAAGGATCTCGGCTACGCCTTTTGCCGCGAGGAGAGCGAGAAGAACCCCTATGTCGCCGGGCCGCTGAAGCGGACCGACTGCTCGCTGGTCTCGGACGGCGCCGCCGCCATCGTGCTCGCCGACGAGGAAACCGCACTGCAGATGCGCCGCGCGGTCGGTTTCCGCGGCATGGCCCATGTCCAGGACTTCCTGCCGATGTCCAAGCGCGACATCCTGAAGTTCGAGGGCGGCGCGCTCGCCTGGCAGAAGGCGCTGGCCGATGCCGGCGTGACGCTCGGCGATCTCTCTTTCGTCGAGACGCATGACTGCTTCACCATTGCCGAGCTGATCGAATACGAGGCGATGGGCCTGACCAAGGAAGGCGAGGGCGCCCGCGCCATCAAGGAAGGCTGGACGCAGAAGGACGGCAAGCTGCCGGTGAACGTCTCGGGCGGCCTGAAGGCCAAGGGCCATCCGATCGGCGCCACCGGCGTCTCGATGCATGTGCTCTCGGCCATGCAGCTTGCCGGCGAGGCGCCGGAAGGCATGCAGCTCAGCGAGCCGCGTCTCGGCGGCATCTTCAACATGGGCGGTGCTGCCGTCGCGAACTACGTTTCCGTGCTCGAACGCATCAAGTGA
- a CDS encoding MFS transporter, with protein MTSFAVLLLAYTLSQFFRAFLAVVSGDLTRDLGLDQGQLGSLQAAWLIAFALSQFPVGYALDRIGPRRTLAGFLLVAVAGTVIFGLSQSYAMALTALALIGIGCAPILMAGFYLAARLYSPRHFATMSSLLIGFGSIGDPLSGAPLAYFLAAYGWRATVFGLAGIVALTAVLVTLLLKDPPPLLGSSTQRHASLLSGIWQMMTKRSLWLIFPFTFVSYGVTISMRGLWIAPYLQTVHGFDLAATSYAAMAMGGAIGLGALLVLPLYRRIGAKPTVVACAVAVAAAFFALALWGTGSSRLAVGLFLVIGLFGVTYAVVMAHARAFMSPQEIGRGVTFMNFVFMGGAGVMQWLSGRLVNTLGRHGYDAPVTFGWLFVFMGVVLAAALAVYMISPAEPKAAPPAAR; from the coding sequence GTGACGAGCTTCGCCGTCCTGCTGCTTGCCTACACGCTGAGCCAGTTCTTCCGCGCCTTCCTGGCGGTCGTTTCCGGGGATCTTACGCGGGACCTCGGGCTCGACCAGGGGCAGCTTGGCAGCTTGCAGGCCGCCTGGCTGATCGCCTTCGCGCTCTCGCAATTTCCGGTCGGCTATGCGCTCGACCGGATCGGCCCGCGGCGGACGCTGGCCGGCTTCCTCCTGGTCGCCGTTGCGGGAACCGTCATCTTCGGCCTGTCGCAAAGCTATGCAATGGCCCTGACGGCGCTGGCCTTGATCGGCATCGGATGCGCGCCGATCCTGATGGCCGGTTTCTATCTCGCCGCCCGGCTCTATTCGCCCCGGCATTTCGCGACGATGTCGTCGCTCCTGATCGGTTTCGGCTCGATCGGCGACCCGCTGAGCGGCGCCCCGCTCGCCTATTTCCTGGCGGCCTATGGCTGGCGTGCCACCGTCTTCGGCCTTGCCGGAATCGTGGCGCTGACGGCGGTGCTCGTGACACTCCTGCTGAAGGACCCGCCGCCGCTGCTCGGCTCTTCCACGCAACGGCACGCCTCGCTCCTGAGCGGGATCTGGCAGATGATGACGAAGCGGTCGCTCTGGCTGATCTTTCCTTTCACCTTCGTGAGCTACGGCGTCACGATCTCGATGCGCGGCCTGTGGATCGCGCCCTATCTTCAGACGGTGCACGGCTTCGATCTCGCCGCGACGAGCTATGCGGCGATGGCCATGGGCGGCGCCATCGGGCTGGGGGCGCTGCTGGTGTTGCCGCTGTATCGGCGGATCGGCGCCAAACCCACCGTCGTTGCCTGCGCCGTGGCGGTGGCCGCGGCCTTCTTCGCTCTGGCGCTCTGGGGAACGGGCTCATCCCGCCTCGCGGTCGGCCTGTTCCTCGTCATCGGTCTGTTCGGCGTCACTTATGCCGTCGTGATGGCGCATGCGCGCGCCTTCATGTCGCCTCAGGAGATCGGCCGCGGCGTGACCTTCATGAATTTCGTCTTCATGGGTGGGGCCGGCGTGATGCAATGGCTGTCGGGGCGCCTCGTGAACACTCTCGGCCGTCACGGCTACGATGCGCCGGTGACCTTCGGCTGGCTTTTCGTGTTCATGGGCGTCGTGCTCGCCGCGGCCCTCGCCGTCTACATGATCTCGCCGGCAGAGCCGAAGGCGGCCCCGCCTGCAGCCAGATAG
- a CDS encoding BolA family protein, protein MTTMADRITHKLDAAFAPQSLQVIDESHQHHGHGGWREGGETHFRVNIVSEAFLGKSRLERHRLVNAALAEELAERVHALAIAAKAPGEG, encoded by the coding sequence ATGACCACAATGGCTGACAGGATCACGCACAAGCTCGATGCGGCCTTCGCGCCACAGAGCCTGCAGGTAATCGATGAATCGCACCAGCATCACGGCCATGGGGGCTGGCGCGAAGGCGGGGAGACTCACTTCAGGGTCAATATCGTGTCGGAAGCCTTCCTGGGCAAGAGCCGCCTGGAGCGCCACCGCCTGGTCAATGCGGCGCTGGCCGAGGAGCTGGCGGAACGCGTCCACGCACTGGCCATCGCCGCCAAGGCGCCGGGCGAGGGTTGA
- a CDS encoding DnaJ domain-containing protein: MNINSRLFDSIRIGPSEAEAVVDNDAPRCDHPGCARGGEFRAPKGRGREGQFFRFCMEHVKAYNATYNYFAGMDDAALAAYQKQEEIGHRPTWKLGVNSKAARMAQKGRVANGGAGPDLSDAFNLFGARRAQQAARQEPRVGVLAMKALETLGLDDSADSAAIKARYKELVKRLHPDANGGDRSREGTLQEILKAYQQLKSVGMV; this comes from the coding sequence ATGAACATCAACTCGCGCCTTTTCGACAGCATCAGGATCGGCCCTTCCGAGGCGGAAGCGGTCGTCGACAATGATGCGCCGCGCTGCGACCATCCGGGCTGCGCGCGCGGGGGCGAGTTCCGTGCGCCCAAGGGGCGCGGGCGCGAGGGCCAGTTCTTCCGCTTCTGTATGGAGCATGTGAAGGCCTACAACGCGACCTACAATTACTTCGCCGGCATGGACGATGCCGCGCTCGCCGCCTACCAGAAGCAGGAGGAGATCGGCCATCGGCCGACCTGGAAGCTCGGCGTGAATTCCAAGGCCGCGCGCATGGCCCAGAAGGGGCGTGTCGCCAATGGCGGGGCAGGGCCGGACCTCAGCGATGCCTTCAACCTGTTCGGCGCCCGCCGGGCGCAGCAGGCGGCCCGGCAGGAGCCGCGCGTCGGCGTGCTGGCGATGAAGGCGCTCGAGACGCTCGGGCTCGACGACAGCGCCGATTCCGCTGCGATCAAGGCCCGCTACAAGGAGTTGGTGAAGCGGCTCCATCCGGACGCCAATGGCGGGGACCGCTCGCGCGAAGGCACGCTTCAGGAAATCCTGAAGGCCTATCAGCAGCTCAAGAGCGTCGGTATGGTCTGA
- a CDS encoding DUF1989 domain-containing protein, translating into MTDLVQAPPDAAQRRAKPAVVVYPNGTLPPPDMAMLAAARTSLHKVDEIIVPPREGGSFRVPKGHFFRIVSIEGPQVGDLNLWNADDLLERFFSGKTRALHATHLSTGDRLWSVLPFLRPMATITHDTLGWYGWDQDGAGIHDVIGTRCDPYTHRLLGGDDYHHCCHSNLSRALGAATGKLAREVESLVHDVLNVFMCTGFTRDTHQYFMKASPVRPGDFIEFFAEIDLLGALSACPGGDCGATHSSDAAACHPLKVEVFATEPELLKGWKPPERSPYGRGHGE; encoded by the coding sequence ATGACGGATTTGGTGCAGGCGCCGCCGGACGCGGCCCAGCGACGCGCGAAACCCGCGGTCGTCGTCTATCCGAACGGCACGCTGCCCCCTCCGGACATGGCGATGCTGGCAGCCGCGCGCACCAGCCTCCACAAGGTCGACGAGATCATCGTGCCGCCGCGCGAAGGCGGCAGCTTCCGCGTACCCAAGGGACATTTCTTCCGGATCGTCAGCATCGAGGGGCCGCAGGTCGGCGATCTCAATCTCTGGAACGCGGACGATCTGTTGGAGCGCTTCTTCAGCGGCAAGACGCGGGCGCTGCATGCGACGCATCTCTCGACGGGCGACCGGTTGTGGAGCGTGCTGCCGTTCTTGCGGCCGATGGCGACGATCACCCATGACACGCTCGGCTGGTACGGCTGGGACCAGGATGGCGCCGGCATCCACGATGTCATCGGCACGCGCTGCGACCCCTATACCCATCGCCTGCTCGGCGGGGACGACTACCACCATTGCTGCCATTCCAACCTGTCGCGGGCGCTGGGCGCGGCAACGGGCAAGCTGGCGCGTGAGGTCGAGAGCCTCGTCCATGACGTGCTCAACGTCTTCATGTGCACGGGCTTCACCCGCGACACGCACCAGTACTTCATGAAGGCGAGCCCGGTACGACCCGGCGATTTCATCGAGTTCTTCGCCGAGATCGACCTGCTCGGAGCGCTCTCCGCCTGCCCGGGCGGCGATTGCGGGGCGACGCATTCGAGCGACGCGGCGGCCTGCCACCCGCTCAAGGTCGAGGTCTTTGCAACGGAACCGGAACTGCTGAAGGGCTGGAAGCCGCCCGAGCGAAGCCCCTATGGCAGAGGCCACGGGGAGTAG
- a CDS encoding protein meaA — MTATERGGEQTAQRDRPWIFRTYAGHSDAAESNKLYRTNLAKGQTGLSVAFDLPTQTGYDPDHVLARGEVGKVGVPISHLGDMRTLFDQIPLAQMNTSMTINATAAWLLSLYIAVADEQGADRRLLQGTTQNDLVKEYLSRGTYVFPPRPSMQLTTDIVVFTASELPKWNPTNVCSYHLQEAGASPVQELSFALATAIALLDSIRARPEVNPADFPATVGRISFFVNAGMRFVTELCKMRAFAELWDEITLGRYGIAEEQHRRFRYGVQVNSLGLTEQQAENNVYRILIEMLAVTLSKKARARAVQLPAWNEALGLPRPFDQQWSLRMQQVLAYETDLLEFGDIFDGSTAIEAKVDALKAAALEELAKIDDMGGALAAVESGYMKQALVESGARRIEAIERGEQIVVGVNKFTNSEPSPLSAGDGAVVTVPDSVEIEAIGRLKAWRSARDAKAADAALTELAASAREGRNVMPASIACAKAGVTTGEWAQTLREIFGEYRAPTGVDTTKLGDATGLATARAAVEKATERLGRPPRFLVGKPGLDGHSNGAEQIAVRARDAGMNVSYGGIRQTPEEIVTQARETEADIIGLSILSGSHLPLVRDVTARLRVAGMEVPVVVGGIIPPDDENALRNMGVARVYTPKDFALDGIIADVAGLTEKLKG, encoded by the coding sequence ATGACCGCGACCGAACGAGGCGGCGAGCAGACGGCGCAGCGCGACAGGCCCTGGATCTTCCGCACCTATGCGGGCCATTCCGACGCGGCTGAATCCAACAAGCTCTATCGCACCAATCTCGCCAAGGGGCAGACCGGCCTCTCCGTCGCCTTCGATCTGCCGACCCAGACCGGTTACGATCCGGACCATGTGCTCGCACGGGGCGAGGTCGGCAAGGTCGGCGTACCGATCAGCCATCTCGGCGACATGCGCACCCTGTTCGACCAGATTCCGCTGGCGCAGATGAACACCTCGATGACGATCAATGCGACGGCAGCCTGGCTGCTCTCGCTCTACATCGCCGTCGCGGATGAGCAGGGCGCCGACCGCAGGCTCCTGCAGGGCACGACCCAGAACGACCTCGTCAAGGAATACCTCTCGCGCGGCACCTATGTCTTCCCGCCGCGACCGTCGATGCAGCTCACCACCGACATCGTCGTCTTTACGGCGAGCGAGCTGCCGAAATGGAACCCGACGAACGTCTGCTCCTATCATCTGCAGGAGGCAGGCGCCTCGCCGGTGCAGGAGCTTTCCTTCGCATTGGCGACCGCCATCGCGTTGCTGGATTCCATTCGCGCCCGGCCGGAGGTGAACCCGGCCGATTTCCCCGCCACCGTCGGCCGCATCTCCTTCTTCGTGAATGCCGGCATGCGCTTCGTCACCGAGCTCTGCAAGATGCGGGCTTTCGCCGAGCTCTGGGACGAGATCACGCTCGGTCGCTACGGTATCGCCGAGGAGCAGCACCGCCGCTTCCGCTATGGCGTGCAGGTCAACTCGCTCGGCCTGACCGAGCAGCAGGCCGAAAACAACGTCTACCGCATCCTGATCGAGATGCTGGCCGTGACGTTGTCCAAGAAGGCCCGCGCCCGGGCCGTGCAGCTCCCGGCCTGGAACGAGGCGCTCGGCCTGCCACGCCCATTCGACCAGCAATGGTCGCTGCGCATGCAGCAGGTGCTGGCCTATGAGACCGACCTGCTCGAATTCGGCGACATCTTCGACGGCTCGACCGCGATCGAGGCCAAGGTCGACGCGCTCAAGGCGGCGGCGCTGGAGGAGCTGGCGAAGATCGACGATATGGGCGGCGCGCTCGCGGCCGTCGAAAGCGGCTACATGAAGCAGGCGCTGGTCGAGAGCGGCGCGCGCCGCATCGAGGCGATCGAGCGCGGCGAACAGATCGTGGTCGGCGTCAACAAATTCACCAACAGCGAGCCCTCCCCGCTCTCGGCCGGCGACGGCGCCGTCGTCACCGTGCCGGATTCGGTCGAGATCGAGGCCATCGGCCGGCTCAAGGCCTGGCGCTCGGCCCGGGATGCCAAGGCGGCCGACGCAGCGCTGACCGAGCTGGCGGCGAGCGCCCGTGAGGGCCGCAACGTCATGCCGGCCTCGATCGCCTGCGCCAAGGCCGGCGTCACCACCGGCGAATGGGCGCAGACCCTGCGCGAGATCTTCGGCGAATATCGTGCCCCGACCGGCGTCGACACCACGAAGCTCGGCGATGCGACCGGCCTCGCCACGGCCAGGGCGGCTGTCGAGAAGGCGACCGAGCGGCTCGGCCGCCCGCCGCGCTTCCTCGTCGGCAAGCCCGGCCTCGATGGCCATTCCAACGGCGCCGAGCAGATCGCGGTGCGCGCCCGCGACGCGGGGATGAATGTCAGCTATGGCGGCATCCGCCAGACACCGGAGGAGATCGTCACGCAGGCCAGGGAGACCGAGGCCGACATCATCGGCCTCTCGATCCTTTCCGGCTCGCATCTGCCGCTGGTGCGCGACGTCACGGCGCGCCTGCGCGTCGCCGGTATGGAAGTGCCCGTCGTGGTCGGCGGCATCATCCCGCCCGACGACGAGAACGCGCTGCGCAACATGGGCGTGGCGCGGGTCTATACGCCCAAGGATTTCGCGCTGGACGGCATCATCGCCGATGTCGCGGGGCTGACGGAAAAGCTGAAGGGGTAG